The Enterococcus sp. 7F3_DIV0205 genome has a window encoding:
- a CDS encoding cytochrome ubiquinol oxidase subunit I has translation MFDIVTLARFQFAMTTVFHYFFVPFSIGLALVVAVMETMYVVKKDERYRKMAKFWGNIFLLSFAVGVVTGIIQEFQFGMNWSDYSRFVGDIFGAPLAIEALLAFFLESTFLGLWIFTWDKVSPKLHLTFIWLVVFGSMMSAFWILAANSFMQHPVGYTLNNGRAELIDFGAVIANPKVWYEFTHVLAGAIVMGGMIVAGLAAFQILKKRDVSFHKVSMRIGLWIALFGSLGVLLAGDLQMKALIEGQPMKFAAMEGSYEDSGDPAAWTLIAWADEAEHKQVFGIQIPYVLSILSYNSLSGSVDGMETANKDLIEKYGDRNYFPPVNTLFWSFRIMAGFGVLMLLVSALGLFFTRKKKPSLYEKRWMVWIVALCTFAPFIANTTGWLITELGRYPWTVYGLFTIEDSVSPNVSVASLLTSNIIYFILFAGLGSVMVYLVTVELKKGPDYEEKKLAEANSTDVDPFDKEVFGE, from the coding sequence ATGTTTGATATTGTAACATTAGCAAGATTCCAATTTGCAATGACGACAGTCTTTCATTACTTCTTCGTACCGTTTTCAATAGGATTAGCACTTGTAGTCGCAGTCATGGAAACAATGTATGTCGTGAAAAAAGATGAACGTTATCGCAAAATGGCGAAGTTTTGGGGCAACATTTTTCTATTAAGTTTTGCAGTAGGAGTCGTAACAGGAATTATTCAAGAATTCCAGTTTGGTATGAACTGGTCAGATTATTCACGCTTTGTCGGAGATATTTTTGGTGCTCCACTGGCAATTGAGGCCTTACTTGCATTCTTTTTAGAATCAACATTTTTAGGTTTATGGATCTTTACTTGGGATAAAGTAAGTCCTAAACTACATTTAACATTTATTTGGTTGGTTGTATTTGGTTCAATGATGTCAGCGTTCTGGATTTTAGCTGCCAATAGCTTTATGCAACATCCAGTTGGATATACGCTAAACAATGGTCGTGCAGAATTGATCGATTTTGGTGCAGTCATTGCCAATCCGAAAGTCTGGTATGAATTTACGCACGTGTTAGCGGGTGCTATCGTAATGGGTGGTATGATCGTAGCAGGCCTAGCTGCGTTCCAAATCCTGAAAAAACGTGATGTCAGCTTCCACAAGGTTTCTATGCGTATTGGATTATGGATTGCGTTATTTGGTTCTCTAGGCGTATTACTTGCTGGAGATTTACAAATGAAAGCATTGATTGAAGGGCAACCAATGAAATTTGCAGCCATGGAAGGTTCTTATGAAGATTCTGGGGATCCAGCCGCGTGGACTTTGATTGCTTGGGCTGATGAGGCTGAGCATAAACAGGTCTTTGGTATTCAAATACCTTATGTATTAAGTATTCTATCGTACAATAGCCTTTCTGGTTCGGTAGATGGAATGGAAACAGCAAACAAAGATTTAATTGAAAAATATGGTGATAGAAATTACTTCCCACCAGTTAACACGTTATTCTGGAGCTTTAGAATAATGGCTGGATTCGGCGTATTAATGTTATTAGTATCCGCTTTAGGATTGTTCTTTACCCGTAAGAAAAAACCATCACTTTATGAAAAACGCTGGATGGTTTGGATCGTAGCGTTATGTACATTTGCGCCATTCATAGCGAATACAACAGGTTGGTTGATCACAGAACTTGGTCGTTATCCTTGGACTGTTTATGGTCTATTCACGATCGAAGATAGTGTGTCACCAAATGTATCTGTGGCTTCATTATTAACATCGAATATTATTTACTTTATTTTATTTGCAGGTCTTGGTTCAGTGATGGTTTACTTAGTTACTGTTGAACTTAAAAAAGGACCAGATTATGAGGAAAAGAAATTAGCAGAGGCGAACTCTACTGATGTAGATCCATTTGATAAGGAGGTCTTTGGCGAATGA
- the cydB gene encoding cytochrome d ubiquinol oxidase subunit II → MSTLQLLWFVLIGILFSGFFFLEGFDFGVGMSVQTLAHDEEEKEQIIQTIGPVWDGNEVWLLTAGGAMFASFPYWYASLFSGFYLILFIILVGLIIRGVSFEFRHRMPDGKRRRMWNWTLSIGSFIVPFFFGVLFISMVQGMPLDKDGNMMASFTDYINVFSVVGGVALTLLCYLHGLNYITLKTEGPVRERARNYASFFYWILYVGLVVFAALLYFKTDFFDNHFVVTLLLVVGIVALTVVANVSVFKKKEMLAFIASGLTLILLVALLFSGLFPRVMIGSEGYYDILIKDASSTPYTLKTMTWLSLTILPFVLAYTGWSYYVFRKRIKHPAIEAAGYEG, encoded by the coding sequence ATGAGTACGTTACAATTACTTTGGTTTGTACTAATTGGTATTTTATTCTCAGGCTTCTTCTTCTTAGAAGGTTTTGACTTTGGTGTGGGTATGTCGGTTCAAACATTAGCTCATGATGAAGAAGAAAAAGAACAAATCATCCAAACGATTGGACCGGTTTGGGATGGTAATGAAGTATGGTTATTAACAGCGGGAGGCGCGATGTTTGCTTCTTTCCCATACTGGTATGCTTCATTGTTTAGTGGTTTTTACTTGATTTTGTTTATTATTCTAGTTGGGTTGATCATTCGTGGTGTGTCATTTGAATTCCGTCATCGTATGCCGGATGGTAAAAGACGCAGAATGTGGAACTGGACATTATCGATCGGTAGTTTTATCGTACCATTTTTCTTTGGTGTGTTATTCATCAGCATGGTACAAGGTATGCCGCTTGATAAAGATGGGAATATGATGGCTTCTTTTACAGATTACATTAATGTGTTTTCTGTAGTTGGCGGCGTTGCATTAACATTATTGTGCTACCTACATGGGTTGAACTATATTACGCTTAAGACAGAAGGTCCTGTGAGAGAACGTGCGCGTAACTATGCGTCATTCTTCTATTGGATTTTATATGTTGGCTTAGTTGTATTTGCAGCATTGTTGTACTTTAAAACAGATTTCTTCGATAATCATTTCGTCGTGACGTTATTGTTAGTAGTAGGAATCGTTGCATTAACTGTTGTTGCCAATGTAAGTGTCTTTAAGAAAAAAGAAATGTTGGCATTTATCGCAAGTGGTTTAACATTGATTCTTTTAGTCGCTCTATTATTCAGTGGATTATTCCCACGTGTCATGATTGGTAGTGAAGGATACTATGACATCTTGATCAAAGACGCATCAAGTACTCCTTATACGTTAAAAACAATGACTTGGTTATCATTAACAATCTTACCATTTGTATTAGCCTATACAGGTTGGTCTTACTATGTCTTTAGAAAACGTATCAAACATCCAGCTATTGAAGCTGCGGGGTATGAAGGATGA
- the cydC gene encoding thiol reductant ABC exporter subunit CydC, translating into MENTPTNKELYEKDQWVRPFLKKYKGLLYLALILGFLTFFSAGALMFNSGYLISRAASLPENILMIYIPIVLTRAFGISRPVFRYIERLVSHNWVLKMTSDLRLKLYMVLEKDAIFFKSKYQTGDILGLLSEDINHLQNLYLRTIFPTVIAWLLYIFIIIGLGLFSWWFGLCMLLMLGVVIFLLPLISVLVNGARQEKQKVSKNELYKTLTDNILGVSDWVFSQRGHEFVHSYENEEAKLRQLDEQIKRFNRARDFVLQVAFGVITVAILAWTSIRFPGNHGGAANWIAAFTLTVFPLIDAFAPLPDAAQETNIYKDSIKRLNDLPEPEETKAVTKEFTIKDTEIKVSDVSFSYEGTSKLVLDDLNLTIHSKEKLAILGRSGSGKSTLATLIRGDLLPDKGSITLDGIPTSEFGDQITKSIGVIHQAPYLFRTTILNNVRIGREEASEEEVWQVLDQVGLKEMIKGLPEGLLTMVDEAGLRFSGGERHRLALARILLQDTPVVLLDEPTTGLDPITEQQLLNTFFDTLEDKTIIWITHHLQGVHMMDRVIFIEDGQLEMSGSPQELLENNSHYQQLYAIDRGMNKS; encoded by the coding sequence ATGGAAAATACCCCAACAAATAAAGAATTATACGAAAAAGATCAATGGGTCAGACCGTTCTTGAAAAAGTATAAGGGCTTATTGTATCTAGCATTGATATTAGGTTTTTTGACCTTTTTCAGTGCGGGAGCCTTGATGTTTAACTCAGGTTATTTAATTAGCCGAGCAGCATCACTTCCAGAAAATATTTTGATGATTTATATTCCAATCGTTTTAACTCGAGCTTTTGGGATCAGTCGTCCGGTATTTCGATATATTGAGCGTTTAGTCAGCCATAATTGGGTCTTGAAAATGACTTCTGACTTGCGTTTGAAGCTGTATATGGTTTTAGAAAAAGATGCGATTTTCTTTAAATCAAAATACCAAACAGGGGACATTTTAGGGTTATTGTCAGAAGATATCAATCACTTGCAAAATTTGTATTTACGTACGATTTTTCCAACAGTGATTGCTTGGTTGTTATATATTTTTATTATTATTGGATTAGGGTTATTTTCTTGGTGGTTTGGTTTATGTATGCTATTGATGTTAGGGGTCGTGATTTTTCTATTGCCTTTGATCTCAGTTTTAGTGAACGGGGCCAGACAAGAGAAACAAAAAGTCTCTAAGAATGAATTATATAAAACACTGACAGATAATATTTTAGGCGTTTCTGATTGGGTATTTAGCCAACGGGGACATGAGTTTGTTCATTCATATGAAAATGAAGAAGCAAAGTTACGCCAACTGGATGAACAGATCAAACGCTTTAATCGTGCTCGTGATTTTGTGTTACAAGTAGCTTTTGGTGTGATCACTGTTGCAATTTTAGCTTGGACAAGCATTCGCTTTCCTGGTAATCATGGTGGTGCAGCTAACTGGATCGCAGCGTTTACGTTGACGGTATTCCCGTTGATCGATGCATTTGCACCGCTACCTGATGCAGCACAAGAAACAAATATCTATAAAGATTCCATCAAACGTTTGAATGATTTACCGGAACCAGAAGAAACAAAAGCAGTGACAAAAGAATTCACAATCAAAGATACTGAAATTAAGGTCAGTGATGTATCATTTTCTTATGAAGGAACGTCTAAACTCGTTTTAGATGACTTGAATTTAACCATTCATTCTAAAGAAAAACTCGCGATTTTAGGACGTAGTGGTTCAGGAAAAAGTACATTGGCTACCTTGATTCGTGGCGATTTACTACCGGATAAAGGAAGTATTACGCTAGATGGAATACCAACGTCTGAATTTGGCGATCAAATCACGAAATCAATTGGTGTGATTCATCAAGCACCATATCTTTTCCGAACGACAATTCTAAACAATGTCCGAATTGGACGCGAAGAAGCGTCAGAAGAAGAGGTTTGGCAAGTGCTAGATCAGGTTGGGTTGAAAGAAATGATCAAAGGATTACCAGAAGGATTACTGACAATGGTGGATGAAGCTGGTTTACGTTTTTCAGGTGGTGAACGTCATCGCTTGGCATTGGCTCGTATTTTACTTCAAGACACACCAGTTGTCTTGCTGGACGAACCGACGACAGGTCTTGACCCGATTACAGAACAGCAATTGTTAAACACATTCTTTGATACATTAGAAGATAAAACGATTATTTGGATCACCCATCACTTGCAAGGTGTTCACATGATGGATCGAGTGATTTTTATTGAAGATGGTCAGTTGGAAATGAGCGGTTCACCGCAAGAGTTGTTAGAAAATAATTCGCATTATCAACAATTATATGCAATTGATCGAGGAATGAATAAGAGTTGA
- the cydD gene encoding thiol reductant ABC exporter subunit CydD, whose product MIDKAILKMPKIKNIMILLAGFSFLQAVFIIGQAFYLSKAVVGLWEGGHLRDQLLNILVFFLFYTGRHVVTYLREKMLDTFSYERSRELREALLQKVFRLGPTVVQKNGTGNMITMALEGISQAENYLHLILMKIMNMMIIPWIILIFVFTLDIRSGVVLLVVFPMIIIFMIILGYAAQSKADKQYKAFQILSNHFIDSLRGLDTLKLFGLSKKYAGSIYNTSERFREATMSTLKIAILSTFALDFFTTLSVAVVAVFLGLSLLEGGILLFPALTTLILAPEFFLPVRDFASDYHATLDGKNSFQAIQAVLDLPEMTETDRLTLGDWTALSELSAEQLTFQYEEAAQPALKGLDFAAKGYQKIGIIGASGSGKSTLINVLSGFLEPDAETSKIEVDGQVIPHFLQTEWQKQVLYIPQSPYIFQDTLANNVRFYTPEATDEQVLAAIQLVGLETLVTGLTDGINTVIGESGRMLSGGQAQRVALARAFLDKERRILLFDEPTAHLDIETEVELKMRMLPLMEDHLVFFATHRLHWMAEMDYILVMDKGQLVEAGTLAELTEKKGYYVTLVNQMRGTE is encoded by the coding sequence ATGATCGATAAAGCCATCTTAAAAATGCCGAAAATCAAAAATATCATGATCTTGCTTGCAGGTTTTTCTTTCCTGCAAGCAGTATTTATTATAGGACAAGCATTTTATTTATCTAAAGCCGTTGTTGGGTTATGGGAAGGTGGTCATTTACGTGACCAGCTGTTGAATATTTTGGTGTTCTTTTTGTTTTATACTGGCAGACATGTGGTGACGTATCTTCGTGAAAAAATGTTGGATACCTTTAGTTATGAGCGTTCTCGTGAATTAAGAGAAGCTTTGCTGCAAAAAGTTTTTCGCTTAGGTCCAACGGTGGTTCAAAAAAATGGAACAGGAAATATGATTACCATGGCACTTGAAGGAATCAGCCAAGCTGAAAATTATCTTCACTTGATTTTGATGAAAATCATGAATATGATGATCATTCCGTGGATCATTTTGATTTTTGTTTTTACATTAGATATTCGTTCAGGTGTTGTGTTACTCGTTGTCTTTCCGATGATTATCATATTTATGATTATTTTAGGATATGCGGCTCAAAGTAAAGCAGATAAACAATACAAAGCGTTTCAGATTTTATCCAATCACTTTATTGATTCATTACGAGGATTAGATACGCTAAAGTTATTTGGATTAAGCAAAAAATACGCAGGTAGTATTTATAATACAAGCGAGCGTTTCAGAGAAGCGACGATGAGTACCTTGAAAATTGCAATCTTATCAACGTTTGCTTTGGACTTTTTTACAACATTATCAGTCGCTGTTGTGGCGGTATTTTTAGGCTTGAGTTTGCTGGAAGGCGGTATTTTACTATTTCCAGCTTTGACGACGTTGATTTTAGCACCAGAGTTCTTCTTGCCAGTTCGAGATTTTGCAAGTGATTATCATGCAACCTTGGATGGGAAAAATTCATTTCAGGCAATTCAAGCTGTATTAGATTTACCAGAAATGACGGAAACGGATCGCCTTACTTTAGGGGATTGGACAGCGTTGAGTGAATTATCAGCTGAACAATTGACGTTTCAATATGAAGAAGCAGCGCAACCTGCTTTAAAAGGCTTGGATTTTGCTGCAAAAGGGTATCAAAAAATCGGAATCATCGGTGCTAGCGGTTCGGGCAAATCGACTTTGATCAATGTACTAAGTGGATTTTTAGAACCAGATGCTGAAACGTCAAAAATCGAAGTCGATGGACAAGTCATTCCGCACTTTCTGCAAACAGAATGGCAGAAGCAAGTTCTTTATATTCCACAGTCTCCGTATATTTTTCAAGATACCTTAGCAAACAATGTTCGTTTCTATACACCTGAGGCAACAGATGAGCAAGTATTAGCTGCTATTCAGTTGGTAGGATTAGAAACGCTTGTAACAGGTCTAACAGACGGTATAAACACGGTGATCGGTGAAAGTGGGAGAATGTTAAGTGGTGGTCAAGCACAGCGTGTGGCGCTTGCTAGAGCTTTTTTAGATAAAGAACGTCGAATTTTATTATTTGATGAACCGACTGCTCACTTAGATATCGAAACAGAAGTTGAATTAAAGATGAGAATGTTGCCGCTAATGGAAGATCATCTTGTCTTTTTTGCCACTCATCGATTACACTGGATGGCGGAAATGGACTATATTCTTGTAATGGATAAAGGTCAGCTGGTGGAGGCAGGAACTTTAGCTGAATTGACCGAGAAAAAGGGTTACTATGTGACCTTAGTCAATCAAATGAGGGGGACAGAATAA
- a CDS encoding nucleoside deaminase produces MVANNKQEKLDGKFMKQALELAKDAAKKGNEPFGALLVKDNKVVLTGENQIHTESDPTYHAELGIIRDFCSSKKISDLSEYTLYTSCEPCCMCAGAMVWSSLGRMVYSLGHDELAEIAGFNIMIGSEEIFEKSPNRPEVSKGVLKEDSVPVYVDYFQK; encoded by the coding sequence ATGGTTGCCAACAATAAACAAGAAAAATTAGACGGAAAATTCATGAAACAAGCACTAGAACTTGCCAAAGATGCTGCTAAAAAGGGAAATGAACCCTTTGGCGCATTACTTGTAAAAGATAATAAAGTTGTCCTAACTGGTGAAAATCAAATTCATACAGAAAGTGACCCTACTTATCATGCAGAATTAGGAATCATTCGAGATTTTTGTTCTAGCAAAAAAATATCAGATCTATCTGAATATACACTTTATACAAGTTGTGAACCATGCTGTATGTGTGCAGGAGCAATGGTTTGGAGTAGTTTAGGTAGAATGGTCTATAGTTTAGGTCATGATGAATTAGCCGAGATTGCAGGATTTAATATTATGATCGGCAGCGAAGAAATTTTTGAAAAAAGTCCAAATAGACCAGAAGTTTCTAAAGGTGTATTAAAAGAAGATTCAGTTCCTGTCTATGTCGATTACTTTCAAAAATAG
- a CDS encoding polyprenyl synthetase family protein, which produces MNDFWKEFPIIQQQLNETCELIKHQVKIRNKEIEAALIELTYSGGKLLRPAFFFLFAQIGDEQKQDHKQLIKIAASIEILHMATLVHDDIIDDSPLRRGNVTIQSRYGKDIAVYTGDLLFTEFFELLADTMNGSDFLHTNAQAMKRLLLGELDQMHTRYKKNMTVSDYLRSVNGKTAELFSLSCLEGAHFGFASSEVQRLARRIGRHIGIAFQVYDDILDYTADVKTLKKPVLEDLAQGVYTLPLIFALQKAPERFSFYLDKGSDITTEQAIETSQLVHELGGVNDAKAFAKRVTEKALTDIEKLPDCLGKEHLTQLTQLLLQRSF; this is translated from the coding sequence ATGAATGATTTTTGGAAAGAATTTCCTATTATCCAACAACAATTGAATGAAACTTGTGAATTGATCAAACACCAAGTTAAAATACGAAACAAAGAAATTGAAGCAGCTTTGATCGAGCTCACGTATTCAGGGGGTAAATTACTACGCCCAGCATTCTTTTTTTTGTTTGCACAAATCGGTGACGAACAAAAGCAAGATCATAAACAACTAATCAAGATTGCTGCATCGATCGAAATCCTGCATATGGCAACTTTAGTACATGATGACATCATTGACGATTCGCCTCTTCGTAGAGGAAATGTAACGATCCAATCTCGCTACGGTAAAGATATCGCTGTTTATACAGGCGATCTATTATTCACTGAGTTCTTTGAATTACTTGCTGATACAATGAACGGTTCTGATTTCTTACATACGAATGCTCAAGCAATGAAACGATTATTACTTGGCGAATTAGATCAAATGCATACCCGCTACAAAAAAAACATGACGGTCTCAGACTATCTACGCAGCGTCAATGGAAAAACCGCTGAATTATTTTCTTTAAGTTGTCTTGAAGGTGCTCATTTTGGTTTTGCCTCTTCTGAGGTGCAACGTTTAGCAAGACGGATTGGTCGGCATATTGGGATTGCTTTTCAAGTCTATGATGACATCCTAGATTACACAGCTGATGTAAAAACGTTGAAAAAACCTGTTTTAGAAGATTTGGCCCAAGGCGTTTACACTCTACCTTTGATCTTTGCGCTGCAAAAAGCACCAGAACGGTTCTCATTTTATCTGGATAAAGGTTCTGATATCACAACAGAACAAGCAATCGAAACGTCTCAGCTTGTTCACGAGCTAGGCGGTGTCAATGATGCTAAAGCCTTTGCTAAACGAGTAACTGAAAAAGCCTTGACAGATATTGAAAAACTACCTGATTGCTTAGGCAAAGAACACTTGACTCAATTGACTCAACTTTTACTGCAACGATCATTTTAA
- a CDS encoding prenyltransferase, producing the protein MNREVFFELVELKAKTASVLPFLLGICFSWYHYGSLHLFYVLIYFIAMFIFNMAVDILDNYNDYHHAKEGHDYKEKTNIIGRENLSLKTIRRWIIWMVIISALMGIGLSTIVGWPLLWMGLYCYLIGIFYSSGPKPLSSLPLGEVFSGFTMGFMIMLICVYINTFDSFQWTMSNLGSIFLVSLPNTCLIANLMLANNICDLEEDEMNHRFTLVHYLGKKVSIGLFVGLIVLAFAAIILSVVLGLAPITMLLTLLVLPFIWKQTKLFLNEQIKTKTFICAIRILAVGALAQVVFFAIGLWLK; encoded by the coding sequence TTGAATAGAGAAGTATTTTTTGAATTAGTCGAACTAAAAGCAAAGACAGCCAGTGTTCTACCCTTTCTTTTAGGGATTTGTTTTAGTTGGTATCATTATGGAAGTTTGCATTTATTTTATGTTCTTATTTATTTTATTGCGATGTTTATTTTTAATATGGCTGTTGATATTTTAGACAATTATAATGATTACCATCATGCTAAAGAAGGGCATGATTATAAAGAAAAGACCAATATTATTGGACGAGAAAATTTATCTCTTAAAACAATTCGCCGTTGGATCATTTGGATGGTGATAATTTCTGCGTTGATGGGGATTGGTCTGTCTACGATTGTTGGCTGGCCATTGTTGTGGATGGGCCTATATTGTTACTTAATCGGAATTTTTTACTCATCAGGTCCAAAACCCTTATCAAGTTTACCTTTGGGTGAAGTTTTTTCTGGATTTACGATGGGGTTTATGATCATGTTGATTTGTGTATATATCAACACGTTCGACTCTTTTCAGTGGACAATGAGTAATCTCGGTAGTATCTTTTTAGTGTCGCTGCCTAACACTTGTTTGATTGCTAATTTAATGTTGGCTAATAATATTTGTGATTTAGAAGAAGATGAGATGAATCATCGTTTTACCTTGGTTCATTATTTAGGAAAAAAAGTTTCAATTGGTCTGTTTGTAGGATTGATCGTGCTTGCATTTGCAGCAATTATTTTGAGTGTTGTTTTAGGCTTAGCACCAATTACTATGCTATTGACTCTTTTGGTACTGCCTTTCATTTGGAAGCAAACGAAGCTATTTTTAAACGAACAGATCAAAACAAAAACATTTATTTGCGCCATAAGAATTTTAGCAGTAGGCGCACTGGCACAAGTTGTATTTTTCGCCATAGGATTGTGGCTTAAATAA
- a CDS encoding DNA topoisomerase III, with translation MANKQLIIAEKPSVAKDLSKVLGANQKNKSYYEGPNVIVTWALGHLLGLKMPEDINKEWQSWQMETLPMVPKNLGIKPLPKTGHQLKAIKQLANRKDVTEAVIATDAGREGELVARWILEYVHFNKPVKRLWISSQTDKAIKDGFKKLRPAKEYDNLYYSALARAKADWLVGLNVTRALTVKYQDSLSAGRVQTPTLSLVRQQEKKIEGFRPQTYFSVELQVQKEKAKLVQSNPYAFKERNDVEAFVKKLSEGKGKVTDIQEKTKTEQAPLPYDLTEIQREANQRYQFSAKKTLSLVQSLYEFHKIVTYPRTDSKYLTTDMKATMKERLQAVSDFAPEVKTYIKDGGQVKLTKVFQNEKVTDHHALIPTEQRPRYEKLSGDEQKIYNMIVTRFLGMFAEPHRTKQTKVTVNFNKEQFIFRQSKVEVAGWKQEKEEVAPSVDWKLGMIVPPNFTINKELTAPPKPLTEGSLLGLMEKHSLGTPATRAEIIEKLIKSELMERTTNGLSVSPKGKQLLELVNPSLVTPELTEKWEKTLEAIAKGKQSSTVFLKEIEQDTKKLVNEIKQSESKYQDFSITQKKCPECGSNLREKNTKDGKIYVCSNQDCSYRRRKDPKVSNHRCSQCHRKMEIIDGKNGSYFKCKYCSITEKMQDKKERSKKLTKHEERKLMKKYSQKEEPEESALAQALKAAMKQD, from the coding sequence ATGGCGAACAAACAACTGATTATTGCCGAAAAACCTAGTGTTGCCAAAGATTTAAGCAAAGTACTAGGAGCAAATCAAAAGAATAAAAGTTACTACGAAGGCCCTAATGTGATTGTGACGTGGGCATTAGGTCATCTACTAGGACTAAAGATGCCGGAAGACATCAATAAAGAATGGCAATCATGGCAAATGGAAACTCTGCCGATGGTACCGAAAAATTTAGGAATCAAGCCTTTACCAAAAACAGGACATCAATTAAAAGCTATTAAGCAATTAGCAAACCGTAAAGACGTCACAGAAGCGGTGATCGCAACTGATGCAGGACGTGAAGGGGAATTGGTCGCTCGTTGGATTTTAGAATATGTTCATTTTAACAAGCCAGTTAAGCGTCTTTGGATTTCTTCGCAAACAGATAAGGCAATAAAGGATGGTTTCAAAAAACTGAGACCTGCTAAAGAATATGATAACTTGTATTATTCAGCTTTAGCTCGCGCCAAAGCAGACTGGTTAGTTGGTTTGAACGTCACCAGAGCCTTAACGGTAAAATATCAAGATAGCCTTTCAGCTGGACGGGTACAGACACCCACACTATCTTTAGTCCGACAACAAGAAAAGAAAATCGAAGGCTTTAGACCACAAACGTATTTTTCAGTAGAACTACAAGTCCAAAAAGAAAAAGCGAAGCTGGTTCAAAGTAATCCATACGCATTTAAAGAACGAAATGATGTAGAAGCATTCGTAAAAAAACTAAGCGAAGGCAAAGGGAAAGTAACAGATATCCAAGAAAAAACGAAAACAGAACAAGCACCACTTCCTTATGATTTAACTGAAATTCAAAGAGAAGCCAATCAACGCTATCAATTTTCAGCGAAGAAAACTCTTTCCCTCGTTCAAAGTCTCTACGAATTTCATAAAATCGTGACGTATCCAAGGACGGATAGTAAGTATCTAACAACGGATATGAAAGCAACGATGAAAGAGCGTTTGCAAGCAGTGAGTGATTTTGCACCCGAAGTGAAAACGTATATTAAAGACGGTGGTCAAGTCAAACTGACGAAAGTCTTCCAAAACGAGAAGGTCACAGATCACCATGCCTTGATTCCAACAGAACAGCGTCCTCGTTATGAGAAGTTAAGTGGAGACGAGCAAAAAATCTATAATATGATCGTTACACGTTTCTTGGGGATGTTTGCTGAACCTCACCGCACAAAACAAACAAAAGTAACAGTAAACTTTAATAAAGAACAATTTATTTTCCGTCAAAGCAAAGTAGAAGTTGCAGGATGGAAGCAAGAAAAAGAAGAAGTAGCACCATCTGTCGACTGGAAATTAGGCATGATCGTACCGCCAAACTTCACCATTAATAAAGAACTAACAGCACCACCAAAACCTTTGACTGAAGGTTCCTTACTAGGTTTAATGGAAAAACATAGCTTAGGTACTCCTGCTACGCGCGCTGAAATCATTGAAAAACTGATCAAATCAGAATTGATGGAACGCACGACAAATGGTTTAAGTGTTTCACCAAAGGGCAAACAATTGCTTGAATTGGTCAATCCATCCTTAGTTACGCCTGAATTAACCGAAAAATGGGAGAAAACATTAGAAGCTATCGCCAAGGGGAAACAAAGCAGTACTGTTTTCCTTAAAGAAATTGAACAAGATACGAAAAAATTAGTCAACGAGATCAAACAAAGCGAAAGTAAATACCAAGATTTTTCTATCACACAAAAGAAATGCCCAGAATGTGGCTCAAACTTGCGCGAGAAAAATACCAAAGACGGTAAAATCTATGTTTGTTCCAATCAAGATTGTAGCTATCGTCGTAGAAAAGACCCGAAAGTGTCCAATCACCGTTGTTCGCAATGCCACCGTAAAATGGAAATTATCGATGGTAAAAATGGTTCTTACTTTAAATGTAAATACTGTTCGATCACTGAAAAAATGCAGGATAAAAAAGAACGCAGTAAAAAACTGACGAAACATGAAGAACGTAAGCTGATGAAAAAATATTCACAAAAAGAAGAACCAGAAGAAAGTGCACTAGCACAAGCTTTAAAAGCGGCTATGAAACAAGACTGA